The Brassica oleracea var. oleracea cultivar TO1000 chromosome C6, BOL, whole genome shotgun sequence genomic interval CCTTCCAGATCTGATCCTCTTTCTGGTTATCAAGCCACAGCGAGTACTGTTTAGCACTCAGTCTGTTCTTCTGCATCGGTGACTCTAACTCGTCTGGGCCTCTCGTGTAGAGATGATGCAGGACGATGCTAGGTGGTAGATCCTGGATGAGAGGAGATGATCCCATTTCAGATGTTTCCAAGAATATCAATGGCCTAAACGCTCTAAGAGCTCTGTACGGTGCACCGAGCTGCTCCACAGGGAACAGATTCTGTCCCACCGCGAGTTCCAGCTCCGCCATGTCTCTAGCCATCCTGAGTTTTCCCCATTCTGATAGTGGTCGCACCAGGGAAGCATGCCTGATGTAGAAGATCAAAACCCTCGAAGCCATCTGTCTCGCGAGCCTAGTGCAGATCGATTCTGTCCCTGGGGTGTTCGCGCTCGCTGCGGAAGGCAACAGTCTAGATAGGAACTCTCTGCGGAAGTGAATAATCGATCTCTGCAGCTCTTCCATGTATGGGGAAGTGTTGTTGTCCAAGGCAGCATCATCAACACCAAAATTTTGGTCGTGGATCTGAAGAATGCAGGACTCGAGCTGGTCTCGCATTGCTTTAAACAGAGGTGTAACTGGCTCGCAAGCCGCAGCGTATATCGCGCCCAGATGAGGAGACAATACATCAGCGGCGATACTGGGAAGGTCAGCTACCATGGATGAGATGTGCGTGTGGATTCCTTGCAGATGCTGGCATAACGTGAAGTTCCTGATCTGTGTTGAAGTTGCTGGACCTGTTATCTGGCGCGTCTCAGGGCCTGTAGAGATCTGCCATATACATGTAGCTGTGTTAACACATGTACATTTGAAGCATTAGAGGAGAGAAAAGAAGCTTAGCATACCTGGCACTCAGCTCGTTGAGCAAGGTTACTAAGGGCTTTGCCTATCTCACGCAAAACTAGAAGAGTCAAACGACCATCTGGATGAACAGCCTCAATCTCGTCTTGAATGTGTGATAGCACCTGTGAGATCTGTTCTTTGGAAGGTAAACTCCCACGGCTCGACATAGGGAATATAGAGTTCACAAGATCTGACAACCGTCCGAAGCATAGTGATAAGAAAGCAGTCTGGAATATTGCAATGCACGAAACCATTTGTTCTTTCCTCTCTGAATTAACCGCAGGTAACACTCCTTTCACATCGGTGTCGCGAGCGATCCTTTCGAGGAGATTTTCTATCATAGACACGAGCTTTGGATATCCCATGGTGAATATTTCTTTCACGAAACTCGAAGCTGTGAATGCAGACTTCATTTGGCTAGTAAACGCCTTCACAAGTGCATCCCAGACTCTGTCTGTTAGCATAGAATCACCTTCCTGTCGCATATAAACACTTCATATCAGTAATAAAACCTCAAAATAAAGGCTGGAATCTAATTTAACCAATATCCCCCCTGAATCACGAAAACACATACCAAAGGCTTCATTTTTATGCAAAACATGGAAGAATCATAAACTAAAGTTGATCAAGCATCAATCATGCTCTCTCAAGGTGACAAGAATCATCTCATCCACATCCATTAACACTATATCTCTTTCTCTCAGTTACCTAATGCAGCTTAAACTAACGAGTAAGCTCTGAGAGCCTAAGTTTCCAGTGAGATTCAAGAAGTTCCTTAAACCTTGAATCTTAAACCCTGACATCACAAAAATCACATACCAAAAACTGCATTTTTATGCAGAAACATGGAAGGATCCTTAACAAAAGTTGATCAACACCAGTCATGCTCGCTAAATATAACAAGATGCATCGCATCCACATCCAAGACACTCTCTCTTTCTCTCAATCACCAGTAAATTCAAGAAGTTCCTTATACCTTAAATCTAACCCTGACATCACAAAAACACTACTAAAGGCTTCATTTTTATGCAAAAACATGGAATAATGAATAATCATCTACTAACATTGACCAAACACCAATCCTGCTCGCTAAATGTGACAGGAATCTTCTCATCCACATCGAAGAACACTCTCTTTCCGTCAATTACCTACCTAATGCAGCTTAAACTAACGAGTAAAA includes:
- the LOC106300284 gene encoding conserved oligomeric Golgi complex subunit 5-like, with product MMAVPPPSPSSSPSLQRLSTFKNPPPPGPSPPSSSSSPLDSFANDPVLAPFLSPSFSSSSFSSAALASGSPASTAERLHQAIRLLDSQLRSDVVSRHPELLSQLSSLSHAEISLSSLRSSVSSLQSSIRRIRSDLSEPVRSIKSKSVQLSNLHSATELLSHSVRALRLSKKLRDLTDGSDPEKIDLTKAAQLHFEILTMCREYDLFGIEVIDEEIKFVKEIGEKLRSEAMKVLERGVEGLNQAEVGTGLQVFYNLGELKVTVDQLVNKYKAMAVKSVGVAMDMKAISSGPGGGGFGPGGIRSSGAPHIGGGGKVREALWQRMGSCMDQLYALVKAVWHLQRVLSKKRDPFTHVLLLDEVIKEGDSMLTDRVWDALVKAFTSQMKSAFTASSFVKEIFTMGYPKLVSMIENLLERIARDTDVKGVLPAVNSERKEQMVSCIAIFQTAFLSLCFGRLSDLVNSIFPMSSRGSLPSKEQISQVLSHIQDEIEAVHPDGRLTLLVLREIGKALSNLAQRAECQISTGPETRQITGPATSTQIRNFTLCQHLQGIHTHISSMVADLPSIAADVLSPHLGAIYAAACEPVTPLFKAMRDQLESCILQIHDQNFGVDDAALDNNTSPYMEELQRSIIHFRREFLSRLLPSAASANTPGTESICTRLARQMASRVLIFYIRHASLVRPLSEWGKLRMARDMAELELAVGQNLFPVEQLGAPYRALRAFRPLIFLETSEMGSSPLIQDLPPSIVLHHLYTRGPDELESPMQKNRLSAKQYSLWLDNQKEDQIWKGIKATLDDYAVKIRSRGDKEFSPVYPLMRQIGSSLTEGNL